A genome region from Perca fluviatilis chromosome 20, GENO_Pfluv_1.0, whole genome shotgun sequence includes the following:
- the LOC120549265 gene encoding TLE family member 5-like, whose product MMFPQSRHSASSQSSQPLKFTTSDSCDRIKDEFQFLQAQYHSLKLECDKLASEKSEMQRHYIMYYEMSYGLNIEMHKQAEIVKRLNGICAQVLPYLSQEHQQQVMGAIERAKQVTPPEMNSIIRQQLQVQHLSQLQGLALPVAPLPLGLTPPTLPAVSSSSGLLSLSSILANYSHGQAQAVKEDKAREAAERAPRGEDGDKSD is encoded by the exons ATGATGTTTCCTCAATCAAGGCATTCG GCATCCTCTCAGTCCAGTCAACCTCTCAAGTTCACCACTTCTGACTCCTGTGATCGCATCAAGGATGAGTTCCAGTTCCTCCAAGCACAGTACCACAG TTTAAAGTTGGAGTGTGATAAACTGGCTTCTGAAAAGTCAGAGATGCAGCGTCACTATATCATG tactATGAAATGTCCTACGGGCTGAACATTGAAATGCACAAACAG GCCGAAATAGTGAAGAGACTGAATGGCATCTGTGCTCAGGTGCTGCCATACCTCTCACAAGAG CATCAACAACAAGTCATGGGCGCCATAGAGAGAGCCAAGCAAGTCACACCCCCTGAGATGAACTCCATTATACGG caaCAGCTCCAGGTGCAACACCTGTCCCAGCTCCAGGGCCTGGCCCTGCCTGTGGCCCCGTTGCCCCTGGGCCTCACCCCTCCCACCCTGCCTGCCGTCTCCTCCAGCTCCGgcctgctctccctctcctccatccTGGCCAACTACTCCCACGGCCAGGCCCAGGCGGTGAAGGAGGACAAGGCCCGGGAAGCGGCGGAGAGAGCACCCCGAGGAGAGGACGGGGACAAGTCAGACTAG
- the gna11b gene encoding guanine nucleotide-binding protein subunit alpha-11b isoform X1, which yields MTLESMMACCLSEEAKESKRINAEIDKQLRRDKRDSRRELKLLLLGTGESGKSTFIKQMRIIHGAGYSDEDKRGFIRLVYQNIFTSMQSMIRATETLKIPYKFEQNRSNAMLVKEVDIEKINGFDYPYIAAIKCLWSDPGIQEAYDRRREYQLSDSTKYYLSDLDRIADSSYLPTQQDVLRVRIPTTGIIEYPFDLQSIIFRMVDVGGQRSERRKWIHCFENVTSIMFLVALSEYDQVLVESDNENRMEESKALFRTIITYPWFQNSSVILFLNKKDLLEEKISYSHLVDYFPEFDGPQRDAQAAREFILKMFVDLNPDSDKIIYSHFTCATDTENIRFVFAAVKDTILQLNLKEYNLV from the exons ATGACTCTGGAGTCCATGATGGCTTGCTGCCTGAGCGAAGAGGCGAAGGAGTCGAAACGAATCAATGCAGAAATTGACAAACAACTCCGCCGAGACAAGCGAGACTCCAGGAGAGAGCTGAAATTACTACTTCTCG GAACGGGAGAAAGTGGCAAGAGCACCTTCATCAAGCAGATGAGGATCATTCATGGAGCCGGGTACTCAGACGAAGATAAGCGAGGCTTCATCCGGCTTGTTTACCAAAACATCTTCACCTCCATGCAGTCCATGATCCGCGCCACTGAGACCCTTAAGATCCCCTACAAATTTGAACAGAATCGG tCTAATGCCATGCTCGTGAAGGAGGTGGACATTGAGAAGATCAATGGGTTTGACTATCCCTACATTGCAGCTATCAAATGTCTGTGGTCCGACCCAGGGATCCAGGAGGCCTATGACCGCCGCCGAGAGTACCAGCTCTCTGACTCCACTAAATA TTATCTTTCCGATCTGGATCGTATTGCAGATTCCAGCTATCTTCCCACTCAACAGGATGTGCTCAGGGTGCGCATCCCCACTACAGGAATCATAGAGTACCCATTCGACTTGCAAAGCATCATTTTCAG GATGGTGGATGtagggggtcagaggtcagagaggaggaagtggaTTCACTGCTTTGAGAATGTCACTTCAATTATGTTTCTGGTGGCGCTGAGTGAGTACGACCAAGTCCTGGTGGAGTCCGACAACGAG AACCGTATGGAGGAGAGTAAAGCTCTGTTCAGGACTATCATTACCTACCCCTGGTTTCAAAACTCCTCTGTCATCCTCTTCCTCAACAAGAAGGACCTGCTCGAGGAGAAAATCTCCTACTCACACTTGGTGGACTATTTCCCAGAGTTTGATG gCCCCCAGAGAGATGCACAGGCAGCGCGAGAGTTCATTCTCAAGATGTTTGTGGACTTAAACCCAGACAGCGACAAGATCATCTACTCTCACTTCACTTGTGCCACGGACACTGAGAACATCCGCTTTGTGTTTGCAGCTGTCAAAGACACCATCCTACAGCTCAATCTCAAAGAGTACAATCTGGTGTGA
- the gna11b gene encoding guanine nucleotide-binding protein subunit alpha-11b isoform X2: protein MTLESMMACCLSEEAKESKRINAEIDKQLRRDKRDSRRELKLLLLGTGESGKSTFIKQMRIIHGAGYSDEDKRGFIRLVYQNIFTSMQSMIRATETLKIPYKFEQNRSNAMLVKEVDIEKINGFDYPYIAAIKCLWSDPGIQEAYDRRREYQLSDSTKYYLSDIDRVTTEGYVPTQQDVLRVRVPTTGIIEYPFDLENVIFRMVDVGGQRSERRKWIHCFENVTSIMFLVALSEYDQVLVESDNENRMEESKALFRTIITYPWFQNSSVILFLNKKDLLEEKISYSHLVDYFPEFDGPQRDAQAAREFILKMFVDLNPDSDKIIYSHFTCATDTENIRFVFAAVKDTILQLNLKEYNLV from the exons ATGACTCTGGAGTCCATGATGGCTTGCTGCCTGAGCGAAGAGGCGAAGGAGTCGAAACGAATCAATGCAGAAATTGACAAACAACTCCGCCGAGACAAGCGAGACTCCAGGAGAGAGCTGAAATTACTACTTCTCG GAACGGGAGAAAGTGGCAAGAGCACCTTCATCAAGCAGATGAGGATCATTCATGGAGCCGGGTACTCAGACGAAGATAAGCGAGGCTTCATCCGGCTTGTTTACCAAAACATCTTCACCTCCATGCAGTCCATGATCCGCGCCACTGAGACCCTTAAGATCCCCTACAAATTTGAACAGAATCGG tCTAATGCCATGCTCGTGAAGGAGGTGGACATTGAGAAGATCAATGGGTTTGACTATCCCTACATTGCAGCTATCAAATGTCTGTGGTCCGACCCAGGGATCCAGGAGGCCTATGACCGCCGCCGAGAGTACCAGCTCTCTGACTCCACTAAATA TTACCTTAGCGATATAGACCGTGTGACTACGGAAGGATACGTTCCCACCCAGCAGGATGTGCTGAGGGTCCGTGTTCCCACCACGGGTATTATAGAATACCCGTTTGACCTGGAGAACGTCATCTTCAG GATGGTGGATGtagggggtcagaggtcagagaggaggaagtggaTTCACTGCTTTGAGAATGTCACTTCAATTATGTTTCTGGTGGCGCTGAGTGAGTACGACCAAGTCCTGGTGGAGTCCGACAACGAG AACCGTATGGAGGAGAGTAAAGCTCTGTTCAGGACTATCATTACCTACCCCTGGTTTCAAAACTCCTCTGTCATCCTCTTCCTCAACAAGAAGGACCTGCTCGAGGAGAAAATCTCCTACTCACACTTGGTGGACTATTTCCCAGAGTTTGATG gCCCCCAGAGAGATGCACAGGCAGCGCGAGAGTTCATTCTCAAGATGTTTGTGGACTTAAACCCAGACAGCGACAAGATCATCTACTCTCACTTCACTTGTGCCACGGACACTGAGAACATCCGCTTTGTGTTTGCAGCTGTCAAAGACACCATCCTACAGCTCAATCTCAAAGAGTACAATCTGGTGTGA